In Drosophila ananassae strain 14024-0371.13 chromosome 3R, ASM1763931v2, whole genome shotgun sequence, the DNA window TCAAAGGACTCCCATTTGGTGGGTTCCGCTCGCTTCGCTTCGATTACGTTTTTTCTGTGATTTTTTTCACGCTGCTGCATAAACTTCTTTGCATCCGCGCTTTCCACATTAAGACGTTTAGCACTGCTAATCTCCTCGGACGCCTCTATAATGTCGTTCTTCACATGCTGCCATGGTTTTGCGGTAGGCTCTGGATTTGGAGTGAAGTTGGAGTCAGATTTCCATGTCTTGCACGAGTATGGCTTAAACTTGGCCTTGCCCCAGTTTTGAGTCACTTTTTTAAGTTCTTCCTTATGCTTCTTATTCATTTTCGTGgtcatttttatttacaaaaattatttacaataataaatatgttttAGTGATGGGAGTTTCCAAATGACGATTCGATAAAAATGAGGTAGAAGATGAAAATAATACAAGCTTATTGTAAAacgcagtttcttttattattattcattttttttttaaataaaatgttgatttttattttaataaattggccaaaagtgggataactcttttttttaaacattgaATTTGGCCTGTTCCTAGCCAACTTGCCACCATTATCATGTTGTGTTATCGCTGCCGTTCGAATAACCGCCAATCGATTCAACACGTGCGCCGCTGCAGTTCGGAAATATACATATTAGAGATTTCAGGATGCGAGGCGGTGGACAGAACCACTCCGGTCAGGAAAACTACCAATACTATGAAGACGGTGGAGGAGGTCACCGATCGTTCCAAGATGTTTCTGTGCACAGGCCGAATTTCAACAATAGCAATGGCAATCGACAGGAGCCAGGAAGAGACGACTCGTTCAACAAATTCCGTGATCCCCAGCAGCCTCCTAATAAAGATCATGAGAATAAAGGAGGACATAATGGTATTGTAGGCGGAggaggaagaagaagaagaggaagaggaggaggcggcggcggtggaagaggaggaggtggcggtggaggaggcggtgg includes these proteins:
- the LOC6504437 gene encoding uncharacterized protein LOC6504437, with amino-acid sequence MTTKMNKKHKEELKKVTQNWGKAKFKPYSCKTWKSDSNFTPNPEPTAKPWQHVKNDIIEASEEISSAKRLNVESADAKKFMQQREKNHRKNVIEAKRAEPTKWESFDDEPTPKKKNNIYKSKDKGTFKDCNKGELPTDVKNFTFKERNFYRRKITLGVTSKKGSLLNATKDLIKNGFGGKIGKGTFQNNQKGTFINTENPFK